A stretch of DNA from Anopheles ziemanni chromosome 3, idAnoZiCoDA_A2_x.2, whole genome shotgun sequence:
TAAGTGAAAACCGTCTGGAATTCCCGGTTGCGCTCTTCGCAGCCTTTTTCCTTGGTGCCACTGTCGCTCCAATCAACCTCACATACACCGAGAGTAAGTAGAGTCgtaaaaaaatgtatgctGCTCTCTTATCAGGACACTAATAATCTGCCAAGATAATATTAAAGTCATTGTCATTAAAGTTGATCCATTATAGCGCCATCGTAGATggtaaaacaaattatcacTTGTGTCATTAAGATAACAAGCTTGTCCTTTGTAGCTTTTATTATCTTTTGCAATGGGTTTTTCTTACTTTGCCTAAATTATTTGTGTCATTTAATTGTTCTTCTCAATTTCAGGAGAATTTGACCATGCGCTTAACTTATCGAAACCGAcaatagtttttgtttcgccaTATTCCGCTGACCGGGCCATTAAGGCTGCTAGACGTAACACAAATTTTGTGAAGCAGGTTTTTCTTTATGGCGAGGATAATCCCTATGGAGCAGATGTAATGCTATACGATGAGTTTCTGTCCAAAAAACCCGCTATCAATCCCCATACCTTCTGGATCGAACCGACTAACATGGAGGAGCATGTCGCATTGATTATGTGCTCTTCAGGGACAACCGGATTACCAAAAGGTGTGCAACTTACCCAACGTAACGTGATAGCTAGCCTTCCGCTTCTGTCGGAACTGGAATCTTCTTTTGAAGGTCCGAGAATAATCCTGGGAGTTATACCTTGGTTCCATGCCTTTGGCTGCCTGACTCTGATTAATGTGCTGTGTAATCAACAAAAGCTCATTTCATTGCCCAAATTCGAAGAGGGTTTGTTCTTAAGTTGCATTGAGAATTATCGCTGTTCATTCGTGTTTGTCGTACCTCCATTGATGGTATTCCTAGCAAAGCACCCACTGGTCGATAACTATGATCTCAGCAGTCTTAACACGTTACTTTGCGGAGCTGCTCCGCTCAGTAAAGAAACGGCAGACTTGGTGAAGCAGCGCATCGGAGTGAAGAATATCCTGCAAGGGTACGGAATGAGTGAAACAACGCTAGCGATGGTGGTACAGACGGCCGATTGCAACAAACCAGGAAGCGTAGGTAAACTGCTGTTTGGCACAACAGCAAAAGTCGTCGATCCGGAAACGGGAAGAATTCTCGGTCCTAATCAACCAGGCGAGCTGTGCTTCAAAGGTACACAGATTATGAAAGGTTACATAGGGAATGAAAAAGCAACTAACGAAACGATTGATAAAGATGGTTGGCTACACACTGGGGACATAGGCTACTACGATGAGGATGGAGAATTTTTTATCATCGATCGGTTGAAGGAATTGATCAAGTACAAAGGCTATCAAGTACCCCCGGCCGAGATTGAAGCAATTCTGTTGACTAATCCAAAAATCAAAGATGCGGGAGTAGTTGGAGTACCTGACGAGGCGGCTGGAGAGCTTCCTTTGGCATTCGTCGTTAACCAACCGAACGTTACGTTGACGGAGGCTGAAGTGCAACAATATGTGGCTGAACGAACGTCTCCAGCTAAGCGACTCCATGGCGGCGTGCGATTCGTTTCAGAAATACCAAAAAATGTTAGTGGTAAGATTTTGAGGAGGGAACTTCGCGCAATGTTGAATCGCCCGAAATCAAAACTTTAAGTAAATCATCAGTCAGACTGGCCATGAAAAATTCCTTTTTATAAAGATAGAATAGTCGTCTTACTGAATCTCGTAAGAGCATGGGTTATGGGTTAATTATATGAAAAAGAAGTGTGGTAGTTTAATGTGTGACCAAAAATAACTCAATTTAGGACAAATCATTACTCATatacttttctttattttttcccctacATAACGTTACAACGAATGCCAGtgaacaataatttttattcgacCAACataattcaatgaaaataaaatcaggtGTATGGTGATAATTTTCCGAATTTATCAcggtttttcttcccaacaagACAATACGAACCCTGGTTAACAACAAGAACTATATCTAGGGTTTATCCATAGCCTGTTTTACTTGATCAGGTATTTTCGAAAGAATATCCTTGTGAGATACTCCTGCCGCAGTACCAAGAACACCACTGCCGTTAGGAAAGCTTACATCTTTACCATAGCGATAATGACGTCCTAGCATATCTGTCAACATTCCACCACTAGCTTCTAGCACGGCCTCTGGAGCACAAGTATCCCATTTTTTACACCCAGCACTGGCAAAAACGTACGCATGGGCGTTGCCTTCCAAGAGCTGCAACACCTTATACCCTGCACCTCCAACACGCAGCACTTCGTCTGGCGAAAGAGAATCAAGTGCCGTTTGTACGATTGTGTTGGAATGTGAACGAGTAGTAGTCACGAGGAAACGATCCGACGGAGCCTTAGCTGGAAGAATGCCCCCGGTGCCGCATCCTTTTAGTCCCCAAATAGTGCGACCGACATCGCCTGACTCGCTTTGGTAGTAGGGTTGATGAATGACACCAC
This window harbors:
- the LOC131288320 gene encoding 3'(2'),5'-bisphosphate nucleotidase 1, with the protein product MAGTAPLVMRVVGSSIKIAHRAGKIIRDVMCRGDLGIVEKGKDDLQTEADRSAQRCIVASLSKLFPNVTIIGEEGQSDLNVPDDWLITECNKDFIEKHKCPDTLSDLKESDLVIWVDPLDGTSEYTQGFLERVTVLIGIAVNDRAVGGVIHQPYYQSESGDVGRTIWGLKGCGTGGILPAKAPSDRFLVTTTRSHSNTIVQTALDSLSPDEVLRVGGAGYKVLQLLEGNAHAYVFASAGCKKWDTCAPEAVLEASGGMLTDMLGRHYRYGKDVSFPNGSGVLGTAAGVSHKDILSKIPDQVKQAMDKP
- the LOC131288319 gene encoding uncharacterized protein LOC131288319 — protein: MDQSNKFIISGRPEPVNITEGCSSLGILLRKRLLRNGDNVALVDGVYSSELRYLELLEKAVRLADALRSEFGLRPGNVVGIISENRLEFPVALFAAFFLGATVAPINLTYTEREFDHALNLSKPTIVFVSPYSADRAIKAARRNTNFVKQVFLYGEDNPYGADVMLYDEFLSKKPAINPHTFWIEPTNMEEHVALIMCSSGTTGLPKGVQLTQRNVIASLPLLSELESSFEGPRIILGVIPWFHAFGCLTLINVLCNQQKLISLPKFEEGLFLSCIENYRCSFVFVVPPLMVFLAKHPLVDNYDLSSLNTLLCGAAPLSKETADLVKQRIGVKNILQGYGMSETTLAMVVQTADCNKPGSVGKLLFGTTAKVVDPETGRILGPNQPGELCFKGTQIMKGYIGNEKATNETIDKDGWLHTGDIGYYDEDGEFFIIDRLKELIKYKGYQVPPAEIEAILLTNPKIKDAGVVGVPDEAAGELPLAFVVNQPNVTLTEAEVQQYVAERTSPAKRLHGGVRFVSEIPKNVSGKILRRELRAMLNRPKSKL